The genomic window GCGGCCAGAGGTCGACGCCCCGGGGATCGAGTCCGACACGGTCGAGCACCTCGGCGACCATGCGCTCGTGGTCGCCCGGCACGTGCAGCAGGCGCAGCGGCTCGGCCACGACGTCGCCGATCCGCATGCGGGGGTCGAGCGAGCTGTACGGGTCCTGCAGCACGACGCCCGTGCGACGACGCAGCCAGCGGAGGCGCGACGCGCGATCGGGCCGCACCTCCCGCCCGTCGAACGTCACGGTGCCGGCCGTGGGTCGGTCGAGGGCCAGCAGGAGGCGCACCAGGGTCGACTTGCCCGAGCCGGACTCGCCGATCAGCGCGACGCTCTCGCCACGACCGACGTCGAGGTCGGCGTCGACCAGGGCGTGCCGCACCGGCCCTGGCTGGAACGGCGAGTGACGGGGGAGCGTGAAGGTGCGCGAGAGACCGCGGCCGCTGAGCAGCGGCCCGGTGCGAGCGACGTCGTCGCCGTGCTGTGCGTCCGAGTCGGTCACGGTGCCCTCCAGGTCGTCGCGCGGGTCGCCTCCACGAGGCCGCGCGTCACGGGGTGGGCAGGCGAGCCGAGGAGGCGGGCGACCGGCCCGCTCTCGACCACGCGTCCCCGGGACAGCACCGCCGCCTCCTCGGCCACCTGCGCCAGCACCGCGAGGTCGTGGGTCACGAAGAGGAGCGAGGCGCCGCGCTCGTCGACCAGGCGGCGGAACAGCGCCAGCACCTCGGCCTGCGTGGTCACGTCGAGCGCGGTCGTCGGCTCGTCGGCGAGCAGCACGGCCGGGCGGGCGATCAGCGCCGTCGCGATGACGGCGCGTTGCCGCTGGCCGCCCGACAGCTGGTGCGGCCAGGAGTCGGCGACCGACTCGTCGAGCCCGACCTCGGCCAGGGCCTCGACCGCGCGGCGACGCGCCTCGGCCCGCGAGACGCGGCCGTGCAGGCGCAGCGGCTCGGCCACCTGGCGGCCGATGGTCATCACGGGGTCGAGGGCGGTGCGCGGGTCCTGGAACACGGCCGCGATCGTCGCTCCCCGCAGCGGGGCGAGCTCCCGGTCGGAGAGGCCGACGAGCTCTTGGCCGTCGAGGCGGATGCTGCCGGTGACGACGGCCTGGGGCGGCAGCAGCCCGAGCACGGCGAGCGTCGTCATCGACTTGCCCGAGCCGGACTCGCCGATCAGGCCGAGACGGGCGCCGTCGGCGAGGTGCAGCGAGACGCCGTCGACCACGCGGCGGCCGTCGATCGTCACGGTCAGGTCGTGGACGTCGAGGGTCACGAGGTCACTCCGGGGGAGTCGGCGGCGGAGGTGGTCGCGGGCGCGGCGGCGGGTCCGGGCAGGGCGGCAGGTCGCCCGCCGGCGCGGAGCCGCGGGTCGGCCGCGTCGCGCACCGCGTCGCCCAGCAGGTTCAGCGCGAGCACGGTGAGCGTGATCGCGAGCCCCGGCCAGACGATCGTCCACGGGTGCACGCCGAGGAACTTCTGCAGGTCCGCGAGGAGGCGCCCCCACGAGGCCGTCTCGGCCGACGCCCCGTAGCCGAGGAACGACAGCCCCGCCTCCGCGAGGATCGACGTCGCCATCGCGAGCGACAGCTGCACCACGAACACGGGGGCGATGTTCGGCAGCACGTGCCGCAGCAGCACCGTCGCCGTGCCGGCGCCGGACGCGCGGGCGGCGGTGACGTAGTCCTCCCGAGCGACGCGGCGGATCTCGCTCCGCGAGACGCGGGCGATGGTCACGCCGTAGCCGAGACCGGAGGCGACCACGACGACCCCGAGCGACCCGCCGAACGCGGCGGCCAGGGCCATCGCGACGAGGATGGTGGGGAACGCGACGAGCACGTCGATGAGCACGGCGACCGACTCGCGCACGATCCGGGCGGTCAGCGAGCCGAGGGCGGCGAGGCCGAGCCCGACGACGAGGGCGAGCAGGCCGGCGGAGACGGCGACGACCACCGTGGTGCCGCTCGCGGCCATCACGTAGCTGGCGATGTCCCGGCCGACGGCGTCGGTGCCGAACAGGTGCGCGGCCGACGGGGGCAGCCAGGCCGAGTAGGGGTCCGTGCGGAACGGGTCGGACGGGGTCCAGAATCGGCTGACCGCCGCGGCGAGGGCGACGAGGGCCAGCCACGCGACCGCGCCCGCGCCCTGGGGTCGGCGCAGCAGGGCGCGCACGAACGAGCCGCGCCTCATCGCTCGACCTCGCGCAGCCGGGGGTCGAGCCGTCGGTGGGCGACGTCGACCAGCAGCCCGACGAAGAGGACGATCGCCGTGAGCGTCATCAGCTCGCCCTGCACCTTGGTGAGGTCGCGGCGGCCGACGTCGGTGACGAGCATCCGGCCGAGGCCGGGCAGCGTGAAGAGCTGCTCGACGACGACGGCGCCGACGACGAGCCCGACGACCTGCAGCCCGAGCACGCTGACGACGCTGAGCATCACGTTCGGCAGGCCGTGCCGCAGCAGCGCGCGGTCGAGCGTCATGCCCTTGGCGGCGGCGGCGCGGACGTAGTCCTGGTCGAGCGCGCCGATCGCCGCCGACCGGGTGAAGCGCAGCAGCACCGCGCCCTCGATGATGCCGATCGTGAGCGCCGGCAGCACCAGCGAGCGGAGCGCCCGCCCGGGCTCCTGCCAGCCGTCGAGGGGCCAGCCCTGGGTGGGCAGCAAGCCGAGGGTCACCGCGAAGAGGGCGATGAGGAGCATGCCGAGCCAGACGGCGGGCACCGCGGCGAGCACCTGTGAGCCCACGCCGACGACGACGCCGAGGGGGCGGCGGTGCCGGGCCGCGGCCCAGACGCCCGCGGGCACGCCGATCAGCAGGCCGAAGACTAGCGACAGGCCAGCGAGGGGCAGGGTGACGCCGAGCTTCTCGGCGATCTCGCCGGCGACGGGGCTGCCCGTCACGAGCGACTTGCCGAGGTCGAGGCGCAGCAGCCCGCCCGCCCAGTCGAGGTACTGCGCCACGATCGGCCGGTCGAGGCCGAGCTGCTCGCGCAGCGCCGCGACCTGGGCCGGCGAGCCCGTCGTGCCCGCGATCGCCTGCGCCACGTCGCCCGGCAGGAGGCGCAGCGTCGCGAAGATCAGCACGCTCGCGACCACGAGCCCCAGGGCGAAGAGGGCCGTGCGTCCGAGCAGGAAGCGGGTCACTCCGAGACGGCCAGCGCGGACAGGTCGAGGCGGGTGCTGGTGGACGAGGTCGGGAAGCCCGTGACGCCGTCGCGCACAGCCGTCAGCGTCGTCGCGGTGTAGAGCCACTCGGCGGGGGCGTCCTCCGACACGATCCGGGCGGCCTCGGCGAGCTTCGACGCGGCGACGTCGGGGTCGGTCGCGGCCAGCGACTCGGCGTAGAGCTGCTGGACCGGGGCCGAGTCGTAGCCCCAGTAGTAGGTCGGGTCGGCCCAGTTCGAGAAGTCGTGGGTCTCGGCGTGGTTCACCATGCTCAGCTGGAAGTCGCGTGTGCCGCCGTCGGCGGGAGGCGAGAGCACGTCGTTGAGCCAGGTCGTGAAATCGACCTGCTGCACCGTCAGCGTGACGCCGACGTCGGCGAGCTGGGTGGTGAGCACGTCGCCGATCGCGGCGGGGTAGAAGTTCGCGTACTCGAGGGTGAGCTCGAGGTCGTCGGCGTGGCCCGCCTCCGCCAGCAGCTGCTTCGCCTGGTCGGGGTCGTAGGCGTCGACGTCGGTCAGGTCTTCGTAGCCGGGGTCGAGCTCGGGGATCGGACCGCCCTGGTCGACGGCCGAGCCGCCCACGGCCGCGATCAGCGCGTCGTTGTCGACGGCCATCCGGACCGCCTGGCGCACGCGCGGGTCGGTGAACGGGGCGACCGCGTTGTTGAAGGCGAGGGTGTACTTGTCGGTCGTCTGGCCCTTCTCGACCGTGATCCCGTCCACGCCGTCGAACTGCGAGGCGAGGGTCGCGTCGACCGCCGTCTGCACGTCGAGGTCGCCAGAGAGGGTCGCGTTGATCGCGGCCGAGCCGTCCGTCACGTAGCGGAACACGACCCCGGCGACGCCGGCGGCCTCTCCCCAGTAGTCGTCGAAGCGCTCGAGGCGCAGGTTGTCGCCCTGCGTCCACGAGGCGAGCGTGAAGGGGCCCGTGCCGTTGGCCGTGGTCGAGAGGTCGTTCGTCGCCGCCTCCTCGAGCACGAGCCCGGCACGGCCGGTCAGCGCGAAGAGCAGAGCCGAGTCGGGCTGCGACAGCGTGAGGACGACGGTGTCGTCGGCGGGGGAGCTGATGTCGGCGACCGAGGCGAGGTCGGCGTGGCCGGCGAGCGACTCGTCGCCCGCGACCTGCTGCAGCGACCACACGACGTCGGCCGCGGTCATCGCGGCGCCGTCGTGGAACGTCACGCCGTCGTGCAGCGTGAACGTGTAGGTGAGGCCGTCCGCGCTGATCGTGTGCTCGGATGCGAGCACGTCGACGATCTCGTTGTCCTGCGTGCGGCCGACGAGGCCCTGGTAGACGTTGTCGATCAGCACCTGGTCGAGGGCGATGCCGGAGGTGGTGCGGACGTCGAGGTCGGAGGGCTCGAGCACGAGGCCCACCGTCACGGTCGCGTCGGCACCGCCGCGCGGGGCGTCGGAGCCGCCCGCGGTGCACCCGGCGAGCAGGGCGAGGGAGGCGGCGGCGGCGACCACGGGGACGAGGAGGCGGGAGGGGCGCATGGCGGTGGAGGTGCCTTTCGGGAGCGGTTCGGGTCGGCGTGCACCGTCGCTCGTGGCGACCTGCACGCTCCGGTCGAAGGAGGACCGTCGTCGCTTGTGGACGCCGGACCACGGCTGGCACGTCGTCGCTGCCGGACTGACGCGCCGCCCCTCGCCCCCAGGTCGCTGCCGGACCCGTGGACGTCAGAGAATCTACTACACGGGGGTCGACCCGGCACCGGGCCGCGCGTGCGCCCGCGGGGCGGCGCCTGTGCACCTGCCGCGAGGGCAGGCCGCCGAGTGGCGGATGAGGCAAGGCTCACCTACATTGAGCAGGACATGTTCCTCGACTTCGCCGACCCGCCCCTCCCGTACGACGCGATCCGCGTCCTCTTCGCGGGCGACGCCTCCTCGGTCCCCACCCTCCGCGCGATGCTCGCCGCCCTGCCGATCTGTGCGCGGGGCCAGGTGTTCGTCGAGGTCGACACCGCCGCCGAGATCGAGACGCTCCCGTCGCCCGGCCGCGTCACCGTCACCTGGCTGGCCCGCGACCGCCGCTCGGGTGCCCCCGGCAGCGGGCTGTCGTGTGCGCCGGGCGAGGCGGTCGAGCGCGCGGTGCGCGCGTGGCTGGCCGAGATGTACGTCGACGCCGAGGCGCTGGCCGAGGCCGAGCACCTGATCTGGCTCGGCGGCCCCGAGGGTTTCGCGTGGGACCTGCGCCGCGACCTGCACGACGTCTTCACCTCGGACCGCGGCGCGACCGCGGTCTGAGCGCGCGCCTCCTGCGCCCGTGCTCCAGTACCTGTGCTCCTGCGCGCGTCACCGACCCAGCAGACGACACCCGTCGCTCGACGTCGAGACGGCCCCTGTCGACTTAGGTAAGGCATGCCTTAGGCTCGTCCTGTGACGATCACCACTGAGGCCCCGCCCGAGGCCCGCCCGAAGCCCGCCCACCGCCCGTACCGGGTGCGCGTCGCGGC from Frigoribacterium sp. PvP032 includes these protein-coding regions:
- a CDS encoding ATP-binding cassette domain-containing protein, with the translated sequence MTDSDAQHGDDVARTGPLLSGRGLSRTFTLPRHSPFQPGPVRHALVDADLDVGRGESVALIGESGSGKSTLVRLLLALDRPTAGTVTFDGREVRPDRASRLRWLRRRTGVVLQDPYSSLDPRMRIGDVVAEPLRLLHVPGDHERMVAEVLDRVGLDPRGVDLWPHELSGGQRQRIALARAVVHGPDLLVGDEPMSALDVTVRAQILALLAELRDDLGLSLLIVSHDVGLVQHLSDRVAVLQGGRIVEQGATADVLGRPRHDYTKRLIASVPTLDGV
- a CDS encoding ABC transporter ATP-binding protein, producing MTLDVHDLTVTIDGRRVVDGVSLHLADGARLGLIGESGSGKSMTTLAVLGLLPPQAVVTGSIRLDGQELVGLSDRELAPLRGATIAAVFQDPRTALDPVMTIGRQVAEPLRLHGRVSRAEARRRAVEALAEVGLDESVADSWPHQLSGGQRQRAVIATALIARPAVLLADEPTTALDVTTQAEVLALFRRLVDERGASLLFVTHDLAVLAQVAEEAAVLSRGRVVESGPVARLLGSPAHPVTRGLVEATRATTWRAP
- a CDS encoding ABC transporter permease; amino-acid sequence: MRRGSFVRALLRRPQGAGAVAWLALVALAAAVSRFWTPSDPFRTDPYSAWLPPSAAHLFGTDAVGRDIASYVMAASGTTVVVAVSAGLLALVVGLGLAALGSLTARIVRESVAVLIDVLVAFPTILVAMALAAAFGGSLGVVVVASGLGYGVTIARVSRSEIRRVAREDYVTAARASGAGTATVLLRHVLPNIAPVFVVQLSLAMATSILAEAGLSFLGYGASAETASWGRLLADLQKFLGVHPWTIVWPGLAITLTVLALNLLGDAVRDAADPRLRAGGRPAALPGPAAAPATTSAADSPGVTS
- a CDS encoding ABC transporter permease; protein product: MTRFLLGRTALFALGLVVASVLIFATLRLLPGDVAQAIAGTTGSPAQVAALREQLGLDRPIVAQYLDWAGGLLRLDLGKSLVTGSPVAGEIAEKLGVTLPLAGLSLVFGLLIGVPAGVWAAARHRRPLGVVVGVGSQVLAAVPAVWLGMLLIALFAVTLGLLPTQGWPLDGWQEPGRALRSLVLPALTIGIIEGAVLLRFTRSAAIGALDQDYVRAAAAKGMTLDRALLRHGLPNVMLSVVSVLGLQVVGLVVGAVVVEQLFTLPGLGRMLVTDVGRRDLTKVQGELMTLTAIVLFVGLLVDVAHRRLDPRLREVER
- a CDS encoding ABC transporter substrate-binding protein; protein product: MRPSRLLVPVVAAAASLALLAGCTAGGSDAPRGGADATVTVGLVLEPSDLDVRTTSGIALDQVLIDNVYQGLVGRTQDNEIVDVLASEHTISADGLTYTFTLHDGVTFHDGAAMTAADVVWSLQQVAGDESLAGHADLASVADISSPADDTVVLTLSQPDSALLFALTGRAGLVLEEAATNDLSTTANGTGPFTLASWTQGDNLRLERFDDYWGEAAGVAGVVFRYVTDGSAAINATLSGDLDVQTAVDATLASQFDGVDGITVEKGQTTDKYTLAFNNAVAPFTDPRVRQAVRMAVDNDALIAAVGGSAVDQGGPIPELDPGYEDLTDVDAYDPDQAKQLLAEAGHADDLELTLEYANFYPAAIGDVLTTQLADVGVTLTVQQVDFTTWLNDVLSPPADGGTRDFQLSMVNHAETHDFSNWADPTYYWGYDSAPVQQLYAESLAATDPDVAASKLAEAARIVSEDAPAEWLYTATTLTAVRDGVTGFPTSSTSTRLDLSALAVSE
- a CDS encoding SIP domain-containing protein; this encodes MFLDFADPPLPYDAIRVLFAGDASSVPTLRAMLAALPICARGQVFVEVDTAAEIETLPSPGRVTVTWLARDRRSGAPGSGLSCAPGEAVERAVRAWLAEMYVDAEALAEAEHLIWLGGPEGFAWDLRRDLHDVFTSDRGATAV